In Humulus lupulus chromosome 6, drHumLupu1.1, whole genome shotgun sequence, a single genomic region encodes these proteins:
- the LOC133785077 gene encoding uncharacterized protein LOC133785077, producing the protein MNDKDLSPGVTLNEVVMGMMDGDEIQNDGPKAPEMATSSWADKVEAGDFQATAQNHWQQFTSGKLSFCDQKLEYAEPLVKDGKRIAPIDIDEVKSQSANWSSAIICMVLGATPPMAVFEGFTKMVWGHLGIAQIARMTMGLIMVKFNDEATRDHVLENGILHFDRKPLIIRPWATDLSAIRMIRSVPLLIRLHDLGLQYWGSKCLSALVSTIGKPTMVDKFTRERSRVQFARILVEVKITDNPPRIIHYWNEQGQLAEQWVDYEWLPVKCKMCDGYGHAMAECRKEMKTQWVKKDNLPRTSPEEGRDKEEQNLDVIPTLPKELAEGSTAAEG; encoded by the coding sequence ATGAATGACAAAGATCTGTCTCCGGGCGTGACCCTAAATGAGGTTGTGATGGGAATGATGGACGGTGATGAAATTCAGAATGATGGGCCAAAGGCACCTGAGATGGCTACATCTAGCTGGGCGGACAAAGTGGAGGCAGGAGATTTTCAGGCAACGGCTCAAAATCATTGGCAACAATTTACATCGGGTAAGCTTTCCTTTTGTGATCAGAAACTTGAATATGCTGAACCATTGGTTAAAGATGGTAAGAGGATTGCTCCAATTGATATTGATGAAGTGAAAAGCCAATCGGCTAACTGGAGTTCTGCTATCATTTGTATGGTTCTTGGAGCAACTCCTCCAATGGCTGTGTTTGAAGGATTTACCAAGATGGTTTGGGGTCATCTAGGGATTGCTCAAATTGCTAGGATGACAATGGGTCTGATTATGGTCAAGTTTAATGATGAGGCTACTCGAGACCATGTTTTGGAAAATGGTATCCTTCATTTCGACAGAAAACCATTGATTATTCGCCCATGGGCAACTGATTTAAGTGCTATTCGTATGATCCGCTCAGTGCCTCTGTTGATTAGATTGCATGATCTAGGCCTTCAGTATTGGGGAAGCAAATGCCTTAGTGCACTAGTTAGTACAATAGGCAAACCGACAATGGTAGATAAGTTTACTCGAGAAAGATCTAGAGTTCAGTTTGCTAGGATCCTGGTGGAGGTTAAAATCACAGACAACCCTCCGCGGATTATTCATTATTGGAATGAGCAAGGTCAGCTAGCGGAGCAATGGGTGGACTATGAATGGTTGCCTGTCAAATGTAAAATGTGTGATGGTTATGGTCATGCTATGGCTGAATGTCGCAAGGAGATGAAGACTCAATGGGTTAAGAAGGATAATCTCCCCAGAACCTCTCCTGAGGAAGGACGGGATAAGGAAGAACAAAATTTGGATGTAATACCAACTTTGCCTAAGGAGTTGGCTGAAGGCTCTACTGCAGCAGAGGGATAG